One Drosophila willistoni isolate 14030-0811.24 chromosome XL unlocalized genomic scaffold, UCI_dwil_1.1 Seg142, whole genome shotgun sequence genomic window, AGTCCGTTTTATATAGACGATTCGAGGCCGCTATACCGGCATAAGGTAATTGTGTGGCTAGCAAATAAATTTAGATTGAGAAACTTCTTAAGAGCAGCATGTCCATGAATACTTACTTATTTTCTCATTGGTAAAAAGATCAAGTTTTACCACAAGATCGGTATTCTTTTGCTGATAGTAAAACGAACCGTTGAATACTGCATGAGCATTGCCCTGTGTTAAAGACAATGACTGATAAGCAATCGACTGAAAGATAATAGTCATACAGGACACTTACATGAAATCCTTCgggtattttatatttatgcaTGGGCACACTATTCATGCGATACTGTTGCCTTGTGGTGAATTCAAACAAGTTGTAGGGATCATTCTCATTGGTCACAAAAGTCTTGTCCCTATCCTTATCACTCGGAGCAGCATCCCTCAGCCATGAACCGAACTTCTCATTGACAACTTTATGGAACACGGGTTTACCCACAGCATACAGATAACAGGCTAAAAACAAACAGCTTAGAATGCTGAACATTTGACAATCTAAGTAGACTTACTTTTTGGTCTTTTCGGTAAACCGGGATAACTTAAATTGCCAGTTGGCtgtatttcaaaattatttaatatcgaATCCTTACATTGATATAAACTGTAAATAAACGTGTAAATGAATTGATTTCTTAGTGATTTACATTACTCTCGTACCTGGGATCCGGACATTGATCGCACACAGGACACTCACTTTCAGGTGGTCTCTGACCATATACCTTGATGTTATTACCCACATAGGGCGTTTCACTATTGGGATCTTGGgctgtaaaaaacaaaaacacgtatatATCCTTAGAACAAGAAACGATGGCAAAGTGTAAGTTGGATACTTACGagctatttcaaaattaaccaTTGTGGCATTTAACTCATTTCTGGCCACACAATGGTAATAGCCGAAATCATCTTTACGCAGATTATTAATGGTCAAACGCATTGAGGTCTTGAAGCTAACAATGAATTATTTATAGTAGTTTGAGTAAATGAGTTAAGAATCATCAAACCCACCCATCGGGATACGATTCGATGCGATATTTATCGCTGGGATCTAATATTTTGCCATCGTATGCCCGTTCCCAATAGCGTATCGCCTCGGGGAAGGCCTCAACCTGACATTCCAGAGTGGCGCTACTTTGATATTCGGCATAGATCATTTGCCGATACACTGAAATCATCGGAGCAACTatcaagagagagagagtgagagagagagagagagagagagagagagagtgaaagacagaaaataaaaatcgtGGCAGAGCAAATCCTTCACTCTTACTTACAGTGCACTTCCACAAGGAAGGTGGCATTGGCCACTGGAGCTATGCCATTGTTGGCAAAACACGTATATGCAGCCATTTGATGCCTGGTTATGTTGGTGAACTTCAAGAATTGCCCGCTAATGGAGGCCACTGCAAATATGAAAGAGTATTTAAACGATCGGTCAAGTTCCTACCACTACTCACTCTCCATGCCATTGACATTGATGGTGCGACCATCGTCACGTCGCCACTCAACTTTGGGCACTGGATTTCCAGTGGCTGAGCAACTGAGATTCAATGTTCGACCCTCTTCCACAATGACCGAACGTTGGGCATCGGGTGAGCGTAGATCAGTTATGGATGGCGGTATGAGTAGATCATTGGAGGCGCTGCCATTGGGATATTGCATTTTCCAGGCATTGATTCCTGGTATGCCAGGTGTGCCATTCGTTCCCGGCTTGCCAGGGCGACCACGAGGTCCAGCAATGCCTAAACATGAGAAGATCAGATATTGAATTATATGCCAATCCCTTGCATATGCTCACCCTTGAGTCCTCGTTCTCCGGGTGGTCCCTGGGCTCCCTTAGGCCCTGTAATAGACATGCCGTCCTTGCCATCTTTGCCATGAAGACCATCTTTGCCATCCCGGCCGGCCAAGCCATTCTTACCATCTGCGCCGGCCCGTCCTGGGACGCCATCAAGGCCGGGTTCGCCAGGCACTCCATCACGACCATCGAGACCAGCTCGGCCCACGCCGCCTGCATCACCCTTGGGCCCACGAGGGCCGGCCGGACCCTGGACACCAATACCATCAACCCCCGGGGCTCCTGGCAACCCGACGTCGCCCCGGTTGCCCTTGGGTCCGGGAATTCCAGGCAATCCGGGGTTACCGGTGGGTCCCTTCGGTCCGATATCACCTTGTGGTCCCTGCGGCGCAGGTGGACAATAGTCTTGAGTACCCTTACAGAATCCCGTGATAATTTGCTCCGGCACCCGACAATATGTATTCAAATAGATCCACTCATCGCCGCCCGGTGCCGCTCCCTTTAGTCCGGTGCGCTTTCGTATCTCTGCATCCTGTTCATCCAGCACCTTGCGATGATTGGGATTAAAAAACTCGATCAATGGATCCGCTGTCGACGAAGAGTTGTTATTCCAAATATAGATTCTTGCTCTTAGTCCTACTTACCATGCATAGATGCCGTTGGAGATGTGACATCCCTGCGCATCCTTTTCCCATGTGGTCCATGTGTTGTATGACTTATTTGATTATCCGTAAATTTACGCTCATTCTTTATGAAGGTTATATCCGGAGACTTTGGTATGCTCTGTGTTGTGGAACTGTCGAAGAATTCGAAGTCTAAAAGTAAGAAATGTCcaaatgtatgtgtacatGTACAAACCTTGACTCCGAGATGTCATCTCTGGTCAAGATCTGTAGAACCATGGCTTTTAGCATGTGCTCCGATCTGACTAGTTCATCCTGAAACTGCTTATGAAATGTTGTAATCCTTGTGCTCtgttggtgtgtgtgcgtgtagaAACTTATACCCAGTGTGGCAATTATTAGAGTCAAGGCACCCAAATAGATATAGACGAGAACCAATGAGGTACTACGAATTTCGTTTACCACAATTGGTGACTTTCTAATGCAGTTGCAAGGGCAAGGACATGGCGCCTTTGTGATATGTTGATCCTCTATATCCTTACACGATACAGATGATTGCCTCACATGTTGACAGTTCTCACATAGCAACTCATTCTGGCTGCTGGTGAGGCTACTATTATTGATGTCTCTTAGAATATTGGTCCTTGAATCTGATGACTCCAAATAGGGTCGCTCAttagctgttgttgttgttgttgctgctgttgctattgctgtcgTTGATGGCAATCCTTCCATCATTTCGTTTGCATTACTTTTCcgtttctttttcattttggatTTGTGCAAACTTTGATTAACAGCCAAAAACATTTGTGCGCCTGTTCGGAAAGCAATAGTAggtaataataacaaaaacaaaaacaacaacagcaacaagaagaagaaattgATCAAATAAGATTTATGGCCGGCAAATGTAATTTAACATGAATATTTTTAGAAactaagaaacaaaaaaaaaaaaaaacacgaaaatcaaaaataacaacaCTACAAAACGATTAgatctctatatatgtatatataaatatctacagtatatatatatatatatatatgtagatatgaaTCGGGAAGAGTTGGGTGTATGGGAGGTGGGTGTGTGTGGCAGGggaaatcagaatcaaaagaGTTGCACGAGTTGCATTTCTGTTTGCTAATTCTCacatttgtttaaacaatttgattttctgttgtatgtttttgttttttttttgtttagatactttttttttcacactTTTCCTACGGAGCCACGGGGAGAGAATGAGTGAGGAAGTGGGAAAAGGCGAAGCAGAGACCCGTGGATAAACAGAATGGAAGAGTGAGTGATAGAGAAagagtgtgtgagaga contains:
- the LOC6652936 gene encoding uncharacterized protein LOC6652936; amino-acid sequence: MFLAVNQSLHKSKMKKKRKSNANEMMEGLPSTTAIATAATTTTTANERPYLESSDSRTNILRDINNSSLTSSQNELLCENCQHVRQSSVSCKDIEDQHITKAPCPCPCNCIRKSPIVVNEIRSTSLVLVYIYLGALTLIIATLGISFYTHTHQQSTRITTFHKQFQDELVRSEHMLKAMVLQILTRDDISESSSTTQSIPKSPDITFIKNERKFTDNQISHTTHGPHGKRMRRDVTSPTASMHADPLIEFFNPNHRKVLDEQDAEIRKRTGLKGAAPGGDEWIYLNTYCRVPEQIITGFCKGTQDYCPPAPQGPQGDIGPKGPTGNPGLPGIPGPKGNRGDVGLPGAPGVDGIGVQGPAGPRGPKGDAGGVGRAGLDGRDGVPGEPGLDGVPGRAGADGKNGLAGRDGKDGLHGKDGKDGMSITGPKGAQGPPGERGLKGIAGPRGRPGKPGTNGTPGIPGINAWKMQYPNGSASNDLLIPPSITDLRSPDAQRSVIVEEGRTLNLSCSATGNPVPKVEWRRDDGRTINVNGMEMASISGQFLKFTNITRHQMAAYTCFANNGIAPVANATFLVEVHFAPMISVYRQMIYAEYQSSATLECQVEAFPEAIRYWERAYDGKILDPSDKYRIESYPDGFKTSMRLTINNLRKDDFGYYHCVARNELNATMVNFEIAPQDPNSETPYVGNNIKVYGQRPPESECPVCDQCPDPSLYQCKDSILNNFEIQPTGNLSYPGLPKRPKTCYLYAVGKPVFHKVVNEKFGSWLRDAAPSDKDRDKTFVTNENDPYNLFEFTTRQQYRMNSVPMHKYKIPEGFHGNAHAVFNGSFYYQQKNTDLVVKLDLFTNEKITTQLPYAGIAASNRLYKTDFNYMDFNVDEVGLWVIYSTYDSNNTMVAKLDAKTLKMQYNFNITLDHHQFGEMFIVCGNLYAIDSGTDKNTQIRYVVDLYKGKLLNTNLPFSNPFSHTTTVGYNPLTVELYSWDKGNALTYPIRYNEQRLVNDNS